The genomic segment ATAACTCGTTCGCGACCTCGTTTATGGTGATAAAGTTCCCCGAACCGGTCGGGCATTCAATCTTAAAATCGCTGCCGTAGTAGTGGTGGAATTTCTGGAGAGATTCGATTATGAGGAAATTAATAGGGAACCATATCGGCCCGCGCCAGTTCGAGTTTCCGCCGAAGAGGCCGGTATCGGATTCGCCCGGCTGGTATGATACACTCAGTG from the Candidatus Latescibacter sp. genome contains:
- a CDS encoding glucosidase, whose product is LSVSYQPGESDTGLFGGNSNWRGPIWFPINFLIIESLQKFHHYYGSDFKIECPTGSGNFITINEVANELSLRLTRLFLRNESGRRPSFGDTEKFQKDPEFRDNILFYECFHGDTGRGVGASHQTGWTGLIAKLLQPRQP